A window from Mus caroli chromosome 2, CAROLI_EIJ_v1.1, whole genome shotgun sequence encodes these proteins:
- the Fshb gene encoding follitropin subunit beta, with amino-acid sequence MMKSIQLCILFWCWRAICCHGCELTNITISVEKEECRFCISINTTWCAGYCYTRDLVYKDPARPNTQKVCTFKELVYETIRLPGCARHSDSLYTYPVATECHCGKCDSDTTDCTVRGLGPSYCSFSEMKE; translated from the exons ATGATGAAGTCAATTCAGCTTTGCATCTTATTCTGGTGTTGGAGAGCAATCTGCTGCCATGGCTGTGAATTGACCAACATCACCATCTCAGTAGAGAAGGAAGAGTGCCGTTTCTGCATAAGCATCAATACCACTTGGTGTGCGGGCTACTGCTACACTAGG GATCTGGTGTATAAGGACCCAGCTAGACCCAATACCCAGAAAGTTTGTACCTTCAAGGAGCTGGTATATGAGACCATAAGATTGCCTGGCTGTGCCCGCCACTCAGACTCCCTCTACACATATCCAGTAGCCACTGAATGTCACTGTGGCAAGTGTGACAGCGACACCACTGACTGCACCGTGAGGGGCCTAGGACCCAGCTACTGCTCCTTCAGTGAAATGAAGGAATAA